The following proteins are co-located in the Flectobacillus major DSM 103 genome:
- the murQ gene encoding N-acetylmuramic acid 6-phosphate etherase, which produces MSQEINLDKLTTEATSNYNNLDKMSIKEILEGINNEDKTVPHAVEQAIPQVEALVSEIVPRMKQGGRLFYIGAGTSGRLGIVDASECPPTFGVPFDLVIGIIAGGDTAIRKAVENAEDDIEQAWKDLQAYDINELDTVVGIAASGRTPYVIGGLNTARANGILTGAISCNKGSDLSKAAQYPIEVIVGPEFVTGSTRMKSGTAQKLILNMISTSVMIQLGRVRGNKMVDMQLSNYKLVVRAENMVMRELGIDKSLAEALLQEHGSVRNAIDAYRAAH; this is translated from the coding sequence ATGTCACAAGAAATCAACTTAGATAAACTAACAACCGAAGCCACTTCCAATTATAATAACCTCGACAAGATGTCGATTAAAGAAATTTTGGAAGGAATCAATAATGAGGACAAGACGGTTCCTCATGCCGTAGAACAAGCCATACCACAAGTAGAAGCCTTGGTAAGTGAAATTGTTCCTCGAATGAAGCAGGGCGGAAGATTATTCTATATTGGGGCAGGAACGAGCGGAAGGCTAGGGATTGTAGATGCGTCGGAGTGTCCTCCAACATTTGGAGTACCTTTCGATTTAGTGATAGGTATTATCGCTGGTGGCGATACGGCTATCAGAAAGGCTGTCGAAAATGCAGAAGATGATATAGAACAAGCTTGGAAAGACCTTCAGGCTTACGACATCAACGAGTTAGATACCGTTGTGGGTATTGCTGCTTCGGGGCGTACACCTTATGTTATTGGTGGCTTAAACACAGCTCGTGCCAATGGTATCTTAACGGGGGCTATTTCATGTAACAAAGGTAGCGATTTGTCGAAAGCCGCTCAATATCCCATAGAGGTTATCGTAGGGCCAGAATTTGTTACTGGAAGTACCAGAATGAAGTCGGGAACTGCTCAGAAATTGATTCTTAATATGATTTCTACTTCAGTAATGATTCAGCTGGGGCGTGTGCGTGGCAACAAAATGGTAGATATGCAGTTGAGCAACTACAAGCTTGTTGTTAGAGCCGAAAACATGGTAATGCGTGAATTGGGTATCGATAAATCATTGGCAGAAGCACTTCTTCAAGAACATGGTAGCGTTAGAAATGCAATAGATGCTTACCGAGCAGCACATTAA
- a CDS encoding DUF1207 domain-containing protein: MKRSLLALFVMLLLSCMAKAQTTTLWFPEGHLFETIMLDPLEAQNSASLLKNSNGKLTHNGLYAPFSIGAKKAFIRWKTPNSSRMSELSLDIVAFTQFELYQEASAMRRRMLNVDYRVGLIYAIKKENHITRIRLYHISSHLGDDYMISRGITSFFDNKVNYEQVDILHAIQQGSIRYYGGIGVGLRPFGERKPLSLQGGIFFKDHKATSKNIRMIAGLDMKLFQQTDFVPNLKMAWGYEFGNITNAISIVLEGYTGKLPYSPLEQENITWGGLGMYFKPF; the protein is encoded by the coding sequence ATGAAAAGAAGTTTATTGGCATTATTTGTGATGCTTTTGTTGAGCTGTATGGCAAAGGCTCAAACAACAACCCTATGGTTTCCTGAAGGACACTTGTTTGAAACCATTATGCTCGACCCGCTTGAAGCACAAAATAGTGCCAGTTTACTGAAAAACTCAAATGGGAAACTTACTCATAATGGCTTGTATGCTCCATTTTCAATAGGGGCAAAGAAGGCGTTTATTAGGTGGAAAACTCCCAACTCAAGTCGGATGTCGGAATTGAGCTTAGACATAGTCGCATTCACACAGTTCGAGCTATATCAGGAAGCCTCAGCCATGCGGCGAAGAATGCTTAATGTAGATTATCGGGTAGGTTTGATTTATGCCATTAAAAAAGAAAATCATATCACCAGAATTCGTTTGTATCACATATCGTCGCACCTTGGCGACGACTACATGATAAGCCGAGGTATTACTAGCTTTTTTGACAATAAAGTCAACTACGAGCAAGTAGATATACTTCACGCTATTCAGCAGGGTAGTATAAGGTATTATGGAGGCATAGGTGTAGGATTACGACCATTTGGCGAGCGTAAGCCTTTGAGTTTGCAGGGAGGAATATTCTTTAAAGACCATAAGGCTACTTCAAAAAACATACGAATGATTGCTGGGCTTGATATGAAACTTTTTCAACAAACAGATTTTGTTCCTAACCTAAAAATGGCTTGGGGATATGAATTTGGGAATATTACCAATGCAATTAGCATTGTTTTGGAAGGATACACAGGTAAATTACCCTATAGCCCATTAGAACAAGAAAATATTACTTGGGGTGGATTAGGAATGTACTTCAAGCCTTTTTAG
- a CDS encoding dipeptidase, translating to MQGYIEQNKDKFLSELLDLLRIPSVSADTKFKDDVRRAAEFVADKIKEAGADFVEICETAGHPIVFGQKILDKALPTVLVYGHYDVQPADPYELWDSPPFEPVVKDGKIYARGSCDDKGQFYMHIKAFETMMATNSLPCNIKFMIEGEEEIGSDNLGIFVKANKERLNADVILISDTAIIANDIPSIDVGLRGLSYLEVEVTGSNRDLHSGVYGGAVANPINVLSKMIASLHDENNHITIPTFYDDVVDLTAEERAAMALTPFNLEAYKADLGIDEVMGETGYTTLERASIRPTLDVNGIWGGYIGEGAKTVLPSKAYAKISMRLVPNQQSDKITALFTRYFESIAPAGVQVKVRPHHGGEPYVTPTDSIEYRAAEKAMEEAFGKKPVPTRGGGSIPIVALFEKELGRKTILMGFGLDTDAIHSPNEHYGLFNFYKGIETIPLFFKYYALACQ from the coding sequence ATGCAAGGCTACATAGAGCAAAATAAAGACAAGTTTCTCTCAGAACTTCTTGATTTATTGAGAATTCCATCGGTAAGTGCCGATACCAAATTTAAAGACGATGTACGTAGGGCTGCCGAATTTGTAGCCGACAAAATAAAAGAAGCGGGTGCTGATTTTGTTGAAATATGCGAAACAGCTGGGCATCCTATTGTATTTGGACAAAAAATCTTGGATAAAGCTCTTCCAACTGTATTGGTATATGGTCATTACGACGTTCAGCCAGCTGACCCTTACGAATTATGGGATTCGCCTCCGTTCGAGCCTGTTGTAAAAGACGGTAAAATTTACGCCCGTGGTTCATGCGATGACAAGGGCCAATTCTATATGCACATCAAAGCATTTGAAACTATGATGGCTACCAATTCTTTGCCTTGCAATATCAAGTTTATGATTGAAGGGGAAGAAGAAATCGGTTCTGATAATTTGGGTATTTTTGTGAAAGCCAATAAAGAACGTTTGAATGCCGATGTAATCTTGATTTCGGATACCGCTATTATTGCCAATGATATTCCTTCGATAGATGTGGGCTTGCGTGGATTAAGCTACTTGGAAGTAGAAGTAACGGGCTCAAACCGTGACTTACATTCGGGCGTGTATGGTGGTGCTGTAGCCAACCCAATCAATGTTTTGAGTAAAATGATTGCTTCGTTGCACGACGAAAATAACCATATTACAATTCCAACATTCTATGACGATGTAGTTGATTTGACGGCCGAAGAAAGAGCCGCAATGGCTTTGACTCCTTTTAATTTAGAAGCCTACAAGGCCGACTTGGGAATCGACGAGGTAATGGGAGAAACAGGTTATACTACTTTAGAAAGAGCCTCTATTCGCCCAACTTTAGATGTTAATGGTATCTGGGGTGGGTATATTGGCGAAGGTGCTAAAACCGTGCTTCCTTCAAAGGCTTATGCCAAAATCTCGATGCGTTTAGTACCTAATCAGCAATCAGATAAAATTACGGCTTTATTTACCAGATATTTTGAATCAATCGCTCCTGCTGGTGTACAAGTAAAAGTACGTCCGCATCATGGTGGCGAGCCTTATGTTACTCCAACCGACTCTATCGAATACCGTGCTGCTGAAAAAGCAATGGAAGAAGCATTTGGCAAAAAACCAGTGCCAACCAGAGGAGGAGGAAGTATTCCGATTGTAGCGTTGTTTGAAAAAGAATTAGGTCGTAAAACAATCTTAATGGGCTTTGGCTTAGACACCGATGCCATTCACTCGCCAAACGAACATTATGGCTTATTCAATTTCTATAAAGGCATAGAAACAATTCCATTATTTTTCAAATATTATGCCTTAGCCTGTCAATAA